The nucleotide sequence taagAGCAGTTGGTAGTTCTTGCTTATTTGAATGAGCCTCGTTGATATGTAACAGAATATGCCACTAGAGTTAACTTCTTGGCTCAGTCAACCTTTAGTGACTACAAAATAACGTACAAAATATACTTGACACTTCGCTAAGACGATTAATTGTGGCCTTTTAAAACGCTACAAGGTCGAAGGAGTGAGAGGTTTTGGATTTGAAGGGCAATAAAAGTGTCATAGCATGTGAATGCTCCTGTCACAGATCAAGATGTTTCGAACGTCTACACAGCAGCACCAAATCTGCAAAGGGATGGACCTCGTAAATGGCTTTAGATGAGCTTTTGTGGATTTTGTTTAGAACAAAAACTTTCAGCACAGTAGTTCAGTTATATGCCAACCCAGAATAGTTGGGTAACGTTTCCAGCGGTACCTACTTTTAGAGCAAATCTGCCCATTTCTACCAATGTTCCGTGAGGGTATATCTCTGCGTTTCTTTGGCGTTTATGTCACGCTGTGTTGTTGGATGCTGCTTGCAGGAGCTGCAGACCATTCCATTAAGGCTGTTCCATACCAAAACCTATACCCCAGGCTAAACTACAGCTAATGACAAGCGTTCCTCGCTACTCACGATACAGACATcaataaaatggtgaaaaaaacaaaccaacgtTACCTCCGAGTGGTGTGGATGGAAACAGGGCACAATTTATACGCTGCATTGAATAATTTCTTACTTTCGTCTTCCATCTATTTCACAGTCGCCATTTTCCGTGGTGGTCTGGTGTGGGACAGATCATTTTCTTTTGTAAGGGTAACCGAATATACCGTTGGCTCTGCTGTAACAGAAGCAACTATTGCTAAAATAATCACGTTTAAATGTGTGACTATTTTCTAAAACAGCTATAGTTATCACAGTAGTCCAGTTAGAGTGTCGTACAGTTTCGTCGCGTATTGTTGCGAGTCGGCGCCATGCTCCCCCGAAACATTTGTAATGGTTCGATCCAGATAGGAGGCATAGAAGCGGAGTTAATGACCATCTCTTTGggtagcagatttttttttagggtgATGGCGGTTAATCACCGTTTTAATTGATAAGATAAATAGAAAGTTCAGCTACTATTTAGGTGGCAGTTTTTTCAAGCATATCTTTGGTTTTGCTATTTAAAGTTGTCACTGACGCACAGACAGGAATTGTGTGGCAGCACAGGAGAGATGTTACCACTATGCCCCCATGGTTGTCTTCTCATAGGTCTTTGTTGCCTTTGTGGCCGGTGATTAGCCGGTTCAATTATTCTGCGTGTCGCGTGTTTTAAAGAGGAAACACGCTTAATTTAACACACTCTGCAAAGTACAAAAATAATCACACAGTGAGATCTGTTGTTGCCGGCCTAGTTCATTTTTTGATGAGAGCGTTTAGCTACAGCTGGATACAGGactgtttgtcaaagtgaaaatgtgTTAATAAAGTTGGCACAGACGGGAGGTTCAGTCTCGAGCTGTCAGACCAGAATATCGAGCATAAAGAGGTCAAGGGTTAAACTCTGGCCTTTTAAAACTAGATTGTATTGTATGTGGAGCAATTTAGCCATTACTGCAGGTAGGCATACAATGAAAATTACTTAGAGAATGTCTCATTTTTCGCTCGGCTAATCAGATAACCGTCAAAATGTCTTTATATTTGGCTGTTACTAGCTAGCTGTTAGCTACGCTAAAGCTAGCAAAGCTAATAAAAGTCAGCAGTATGATTtaataatttacaataaaacactcaaaatacaaaaaaaaaatatttttaataaggCTTGGTTCAGCTGGTAGGCTCTTATGTTCGCTGTCTTTTGTGAATTCTTTTGTTAAATGCTAAAGTGAAATCAGAAATATGGAAAACTATATTAAATCTCAATCCTCTGCTGTTTTTATGCCTGCAAGAGATTAtagtggggatttttttaatccTTCATAAAGTCTGAATCCATGAACCGTTTAATTATGgtgaacatcattaaaaagcttgatttttgcatctgaggttatgagagaaaaataaaaaaggtgaTAAACCCTTTGCCTAGTCTTTGCCACAGACCAAAGCCAATCCTCAAAAGCAAATACTTCTTGCCTGCCGCAACTATAAGCTTTTTATCTCATTCAGCCTCCAAGTACATTTCTTCCACTTAGCTATATTGAAAATACTTTTCTTCTATATTTATTGGTTGTATCtctggcttgtttttttcttagaGCCAGATGTCCCTAATCAAGTGACCGCATGACTGATTGACTTTACATTCAAATGTGTGATTGCCTGCGTTATCTGTCGACATGTTGGACTCCAATGACTGCATCTTGTCCCtggacagtttattttttgaaaaaccaATTGTCCACAAAGTGTAAGTATAGAGAGATATGCCACACCATTACGCGCTTGTCGTCCCCTCTCAGCTGAATTAATGTCTTTCGTTTTGGATCATGTTTGACAGAAAGCCACTGCACCAGGAGCCCAGTCCATGGCAGCTGGAAGCACCTCCATCTCTTGCTCATATCCCAGCCACTCAGGATATGCAGGAGGAGGCAGAGTCTCTCTCTACCCTATACAGTATGTTGTGCTCTGGATTAGGGTGAATTCCTTTTCACTTGACTTGAGTAAACTGCTCAGTATCTGGCCTATTGAAGCCTTGCTAAATTTAACTGTGTGACTCACTGACACAATGGCTAGAATAGGCTTGAAACCTTTCCTAATTTTTCTTGACTTGCGTAAACAAACCAGGATTTGAGTCTCGTGCTATATTCTCGTAATCATTATTATGAGTGGAATTTCAGgctgtaaatattttaatctCATTGAAGCAGTGAAACAACCTTAATTTTGAGAGTCACACTAATTAAAAGCACCAAATTATGTCTACCAGCAACCTCATTTGATTgaattctctctttctcttcaatATTACTCAACAGGTTTCTCACAGAAGCCCAAGAAGTTCCGCCCTCCTTATAAAGAATCTGCAGGCCTTAAGGTTTTACCAACAAAAATCAACTGCTGGTACAGTTTTAACAATGATGAGAAAAAGACTGAAGTTACTGAAGGTGGTACTAGCAGCAGCACCATCAGGTGTGGCAGCCTTTGGGGAGGTGAAGGGTTCAGGGATTACTCTCAGGGATGCTGTCAGAGTGGCAGAGGTGGAGATGAAACCCCGCAGGACTCTGGTCGTACAGGAGTCCACACTTGTTTGGCTCGAGATTGCACCAAAAGCCCACCTTTACGGAGAAGGCAAGTGTCAATTATTCATCAAAATAACACTGAATGAAGGTTAAATGAACACTTGTGTGTGCACATTGGTTTTAGATGTTGTTACTCTAGTACATattttgaatttgaatgaaatttgcACTTAAAAGTAGTACAACTGCCTGTGTTGAACAGCAAATGGTTGACATGTGAACATATGTGGCCATAAAAAGAAGGTcaacaaactgtttttgttcttgttggcagatgcagagcagcatttaagcacatttaactggatcaaagttatttattataaaaaaacaacccacaattttgttttttagatttgtaaTGTGCCTTTACCTACTCTTCAAAATGTTGCAATATGTGATACACAGCCTACTGTGAAGAGGTGGACAGAAGAACATAAGAAGATGTTAAACCATCCTCTCTGTTAGCCCTGTCTTCAGGGGTCTAAATGCCTGGCCCTCTTccaataaacaacaacattgcTGCAACAACAATAGCAACAACAATAGTCTTTCCTCTGTCCTTCTACCCTCTTTCCCTTTCATTCTTTATTCCCTCGTCCCTCCCAAAACAGGTTGTTCAAGATTCAGGCGCTGACCAGTGGAGGTGACTCGTCAAACACAGATGACCTCAGTggcagtggcagcagcagccagacaACATCCAGACTTCAAACTTTTCTCAGTCAGGTTACCATGACGACAGTGCCTCCTCCTTTTCAGCAGCCACAGGCGACAGTTGGCCACGCAGCTCCTCCTTTCCCCTCCAAGCCCCCTCTCTCACCCCCTCCTTTGGGCTCATCTGCAGCGAGTGGCCAACCCCCGCAGCAGGCGCCACATGCAGAGATGCAGGACAAGGGCACAAAGAGAGCTTTCGTTCCACCCATGATGCCTCAGCCGCTCCACATACAAGGTGTTACACTACACTGACACAGTCAGAGACAGGCGCTGTGCTCACTCTCTAAGACTGTTTTACCAAATGCTACCCGCATACCTTCTGAAGTGTTGCAGCTAATGAGTATGCCCATGTCTAGCCCTGGCAGCAGCTGCCACAATGTGTTTGGGTGTGATGAGGTGAAATGAGGTGAGCTTCCCCCGTTGACTGTTCTGTTGTAATAAAACATACTGGTCACTAGGTGGTGAACAGTAGAAGAAGTAGACAGTAATAATAGAGACCCTTTCAACTCCTTGTGGCCAACAAGCAAGATTGTGTCCTGCAGCAACAGAATCCCttaatgttatattttttaaagttccaTATGAAATTGAAGGTGGAATTTAAATGTGGCAGAAAATTACAGTGATGTTGTTTGTATTATTCACATATTAGGGTCTTCTGGGTCTGGAGTTTTGCGACCAGTTTCTGAAATCCGtatcctttttgttgttgtgtgaatCAACGCAAGTTAAAATTGTTAGACAGCTTTTGAATTGTGCTTGAATGCTTTGAATGTGATTTCATGTGAAGTGGTTGGATTTCCTGACACATGCTTTACAGCAGTTAGGTTCAGATCCGTCTTCAACGAGTTCCCCTTTTTCAATTATGTTCAGTCCAAAGCTCTCGATGATGTAAGCATTTTTAGAAAAAACTGTAAAGCGAGAATGCTGAGCAATGTTAATAACAAATAGTTTTCACCATCTTGTCACAACCTGTCAAAATGAACTGTGTCTGGGGGTGTCTCTACATCTGTCTTTGGTTTGTTCACAGGTGCTTTACACAAGTAAGAACTTTGTGGCATGTGCTCCCACTGGATCTGGTAAAACAGTGCTGTTTGAGTTGGCAATTATTCGCCTGCTAATGGAGACACCAGAGCCCTGGAAAGACGTCAAAGCTGTGTACAGTGAGTGTACAATATTATTGGACATAAGCTCTTAAATACCACTACAGAACCAGTCTGAAGAGACTGGACCTAAAATAATTTTGTTCACTCACAGCTTGAGCTGCTACATATTGTCAGGGCAAGCAAGGGCAAACAGTGCTTTGATATGACACTCCTGACTGTAATTACACACTTTGtgctttgaacatttttttctcaagacTCGCTCATGTATGTAATTTCCAGcatgttgtgatttttcattgAATTATAGGTTTTGGATATTTCTGAGAAACAGACACGTTCTAAAAAGACTCATTGTTTGTTCTCACCAGTGGCCCCGATCAAAGCTCTCTGCAGTCAGTGTTTTGAGAGCTGGAAGAAGAAGTTTGGTCCTCTGGGTTTGAACTGCAAGGAGCTGACTGGTGACACAGAGATTGATGACTTCTTTGAGATTCAGGACTCCCACATCATTCTGACCACACCTGTGTGTGTCACTATGCAGCATCTCAATTACACAAGTGCAGCAAAAATTTAGGGATAGGGAAAGATACGGTGCAATAAGAAAAATCTCATCtaaagtcttatttttatacataATACAATATGCATATATTATTATGCGTCCATGCAGTAACATATATGTATTTCCCTAGGAAAAATGGGACAGCATGACAAGAAAATGGAAGGATAACTGTTTGTTGCAGCTAGTCAGGCTCTTCCTTATTGATGAGGTCAGTGTGTTTGCCATATATTTTGCTTATGgagctgtttttaaatgttaatagtACCTCATAATCTGACTGCATAGTGGTAAACGTACACTGAGCGGGATGGCACATATTTAGCCTCTGCCCTCAGCACTTTATTTTACTTGAGGTTAGCCATTAAAAAATTATAGCACATCTTGTTCCCGGTGTATGTGGTGTATGAGAGTGCACACAAACCTGCCCACTTCTTTGAGAGATAACTCACTGGTGTTTATAATAATATATGATGATAAAAGATTGGTTAACTTAATTTTATCAGCTTACCAACACCCACTTTGAGTTGTTTCTGTAAGATACAAAATGTTGTTCCTCCAGGTGCATGTTGTTAAAGATACAACTCGTGGGGCCACCCTGGAAGTGGTGGTGAGCAGGATGAAGGCAGTACACACCTACAGGACGTCACAGAATCCAGAGGCAGGCATCTCTATGAGATTCGTGGCTGCATCAGCCACCATACCGAATATATCAGATGTAAGTGCCTGAGAAAGAGAGTCAGTCACCACTTTCTGCTGTATCTGTTTGCTCTTATCTGTGGTGTAAATCAGTAGCCTGAACTGGCTGCATGTTGTTAGATAGCAGACTGGCTGTCAAATGAGGGCGTCCAGGCCACATATCTGGATATGGATGAGAGCCACCGTCCAGTGAAGCTGAGGAAGGTGGTGCTTGGATTTCCATGCAGTCCAAACCAAACTGAATTCAAGTTTGACTTGTCACTCAACTACAAGATGGCCAACATAATACAGACTTACTCTGACCAGAAGCCTGCTCTAGTGGTGAGAGATCAGGTCAagctgtatgttttgttttagcatgttttagatttcttttttaaattaggtTATAAGTGTACGAAGAATTGATGTCAATCGTGAATTAGCTTGCCTCATTATGAGATAATTATGTTTCCCTGTAGTTTTGCTCTACAAGGAAAGGAGCCCAGCAATCAGCTGCAGTTCTGGCCAAGGATGCTCGATTCATAATGAGCATTGACCACAAGCAAAGGTATCAGGCTTCCTTACCAGTGGTGGCATGTTCATGCATAGGCAACTTCACATCAAAATATTTTGATACATTCAGCTTCACATATgtcatttaaaagtttttctgCTGGACATGTGTGATCTTTTTGACTCTGCAGGTTGATGAAGTATGCAAACTCTATTCTAGATACCAAGCTGAGAGGTGAGGCCTCTGGACAACTTTTTAACACTCTTGAAACTCATtatcacacatgtacagggTATTCATTATTTAATACACACTATACTGTGTCGCCAAGTGTGGATAGGCACATACTTTTTTATGATTGTTGCTTTGGAGCTTTCAATACTGGGATTTGCCCTTTAGTTTCACTTACATTAACTTTTGTTGCTATAGTGAGACAACTTTGTAGTTTGTTTCAACATCTGTTGCCTCTGTGCAGAAAATGAAGTCCACAAAGAAATAGTGTTCTGAGTTTGGCATTCAAGAACTTTACACAGTACCATTCAGCATCACTGTCACGGCGTGggggtgaacccgagcagagagcacacagacgagggactgaggaaagaacaaaggtggattttattgtttaaGCAGAAGTTCAGGGAGTGCTGGACGGGGTGGGAAAACTGATGTCTGGAGTAACTGAACTAAACGGGGAGGGTGGGGGGTGACTGTACCAGGAACCGGCGGCCCGGTTGGCGTCCTCCATGGTGGGGGTAGGTAGGCGGCAGAGAGCGGGCAGGAGAGCCTCGTTCCAGGGGGGGCGACAGGCGGGGTGTTTCCCAGAGCCGAGGGGGGCACACAGCAGGCAGAGACCCTCCACGACAAGTAGGGGATCCAGGAGCAGGCAACAGGTTcaaggtgagggagggaggaggtctggtcagggctggatcCAGAGTGCAGGAGATGGGGGGGCAGAACAGGTGGGACTGGGCAGCTGGGTCAGCAGAATGCGtgagcagagtttactatctggcagggtgtggcGTGTGCAGCCAGCTTttatggtggagatgatcagcaggtgtgctgcaccGCAGCTGCCAGGAGTTCCGCTGATGAGTGATTGGTGATGAACAACAGCTGGACAgagcaggaaggtggagagaggaataggaggaaggagggggagagggaggatgaggaaggtcaggtggaggctgaagctgggacagaggagggagcccTGACAATCACTGCTTCTCTATCGCCCTTATGGCTGCAGCCAGCTTCAAAACAGTTGTAGAAAATGTTTCTATATGTATATAAATCTCCAGGATTAGATGCTCAGTAGTAACATAAAGTTGTGTTGTACAAGTGTCTGCATATTCTTGGCAGTTGTGCAGTTTGTTGGGTGCTGGGCAAAAAGcataaagcttgttttataTTCAGAACAactattttgttgctttgtataCAATTGTTTTAAACTTTGATCCAACCAAATAAGCTTGTAGCCATTTAGGTCCAGACCCAATCAGAAAGCGTATATTAGTTTGTCAAATGCATAACAActttatgttgtgtttgtggtctAGATCTGATGATGTTAGGGGTTGGTTACCACCACGCAGGAGTTGCCTTGTCTGATAGGAAGCTGATAGAAGAGGCCTTCACTCTGGGAGACCTACCTGTCCTCTGTAAGGCATAAATATGCATTGTAAAATAATATGTGACCAGGGAGACGTGCAACATGATcctctctttcattttctttgcaacagtgcagacaaaaacaggaaagacAAGTATCACAGGTTGCAACAGTGTTTTATCTGTATTATTTTGACACAGTGCCAGATCCAAGATTTGTAACCACAAtattccatccattatctatacaccgcttaatcctcactagggtcgctgggggtgctggagcctatcccagctgactcaggcgaaggcaggggacaccctagacaggtcgccagtctgtcgcagggccacatacaaagacaaacaagcactctcacattcacacctacgggcaatttagaataatcaattaacctcagcatgtttttggactgtgggaggaagccagagtacccggagaaaacccacacatgcacagggagaacatgcaaactccatgcagaaagatcccgggaaagccgggacgcgaaccagggaccttcttgctgcaaggcgaaagtgctaaccactacgccactgtgcagccaacCACAATATTGTGTGAAATATAATCTAATCAATacaaatgtaatatttacaaaatatatggaaataataatatacCTATACTAAATGCTATTTGTTTATGTAACATATGAATTAAAATGGTGTGTGGCCCATTTTGTAAGATGCTGATGTGCAATAGTTTCCTAACTGTCATCATAAATAACGAGACTGTGAAACTTCTAATTTGACAGCTGCATcataaaatgcaatattttttatattagcAATAAAGATAATACTGGATTAACTGATATCTATTGATACTGATTGTATAGCAACTTATTGGTGCATCTGTACCACTTACCTTGGTTCTGAACCTGCACAATTTAAAGCCTATGGATTAACTCACTGCACaatgcaagaacacaaaaatacagaaagacacAATCAATAgcattcaatttaaaaaaaacttcttggTAAAGTGTAAAATCAGATTTGCATTGATATAGAAGCTGAATTTTGTATTTGTGGTCTGATTTCTACTCTCCCAGTTACTACCAGGACTTTGGCCATGGGGGTAAACCTGCCAGCTCACTTGGTGGTGATCAAGTCCACCATGCAGTATGTCTCAGGCTCCTGTGAGGAGTACAGTGAAGCGGACCTGCTGCAGATGATAGGACGGGCTGGAAGACCACAGGTACTAACAAAATTggaccacaaaaaggcacatctgtgtttattgttttgctaCAGTGCAGAGATGCATGATTGCAAATATTTAGactttaaaatatacaaattcATATCATTGCCTTTGATTATTTCCTCCTGTAGTTTGACACGTCAGCCACCGCAGTGATCATGACCAAGATTCAAACCCGAGACAAGTACATGCAACTCATGAACGGGGCAGAAATCATTGAGAGCAGGTATTATAGATAGCAACTGtgttctgtctttatttcacTTCTGTATTCTCAGTCTTCCGGTTTCTCTCATTCTCACATGCAAATACatgcaggagagagagacattGCGCTGTGCTACATGAGATAACTGTATACTTCTTTTATCCAGCTTACACAGTCACCTGGTGGAGCACCTGAATGCTGAGATTGTTCTCCAAACCATCAGTGATGTCAACATGGCTCTGGACTGGATCCGTTCCACCTTCCTCTACATCAGAGCCCTGAAAAACCCCACACACTACGGTCAGAGtccaaaacacaaataatctGTCAGAATTAGTGGCTGCCTTCTATACCACTGTTAAATAgtcagtttgttttaatttcGTTTCAGGTTTCTCTCCGAATTTAGACAGATATGGTATTGAAGGAAAATTGCAAGGTGGGCATTAACACTTATTTAAGCTACTCTACCAAGCTGTGTACTTAGTTGTAATAATTATGCACACAGATAATGCTATTCCACTGTTGCTTCTGTTGTTTATTCTGTCCTGCTTAGAACTGTGTCTAAAAAACCTCAACTCTCTGTCCTCCATTGGTCTGATCGATATGGATGAGGATATCAACATCAAACCAACAGGTAGAGATTCAGGTGGTTTAAATTGTTGGGAGTTTTACATATGCAGTAACATGAATGAAGTTTCCACAACTAACAGCTACAATTAATGGCCCTTTTTAAAGTAAGCTTAATGCTCAAAACATTCAACTGttaagctgtttgtttttgcttttcacagAGGCTGGCAGGCTGATGGCAAGATACTGTGTTGCCTTTGACACCATGAAACAGTTCAGTGAAGTGGCTGGCACTGAGAATCTTTCTGACCTGGTAGGCtttcatttgaatgagaaagtgtgtccaaacctttcgCTGGTTGTGTATGTCAACATTCTGTGTTCTTACGCTGGAAGTGAGTCTTGACCTTTGCAGTTTCATCTTTGACATTCTGCAGATATGTCTGGCCTGAGGTTCTTCCTCTGTGTCACTCTGTCATATAGACTAAGCTCAGCTGGAATCAGCTGGATccttgcaaaagaaaaaatatagcaATTAGGAAGCTACACAGTAAAGCACTGAAAAGAAACGAGTTTTCAAATCCAAGGTGTTTGTACTGTGTGTTTAGATCGAGCTGGTGTCAAAGAGCAGAGAGTTCAGCGACATTCAGCTGAGAATGAATGAGAAGAGGCCCTTGAACACTTTGAACAGGGACAAGAACAGGGTTACCATCAGGTCTGACACTTCAACACCATTGAGAACTGCATTTGTCCCATCAGAAACTCTGTTCTTTTCCTTGGAATTGAAAATGTACTATAGCAAAGATATACACAAgccatttaatgtatttttacagatttcccatTGAAGGAAAGATCAAAACCAATGAGATGAAAGTGAACTGGTAGGTTTAGTCATTCAGTGTATTTCATGTGGCAGAACTGTGTTTGAGTAATGTGTGAATTTTACTCTGGGATTTCCATTTTTGTCATGCACTTTATTATGgactgtgtgtgatgtgtgttcATTGCCTTGTAGCTTGATTCAAGCTCAGTTGGGTTCCATCTCAACTCAAGAGTTTGGACTTACACAGGACACAGCAAAGATCTTCAGGAACGGGATGCGCATCAGCAGATGTACGTTGGGAAAATCAGAAATGCCAAAGTGCTCTGTGTCTATactttttacactttaattGTGTTTTGATCCCAATCAGGCCTTTCAGAGTTTCTGACTCAGCGATCCAAGACAGGTTTCTCTGCTGTGCTGAACTCGTTGATCCTGGCTAAGTGCTTTAGAGCCAAGCTTTGGGAAAACTCGCCCTATGTTTCCAAACAGTTGGACAAGATAGGTGGATGCATTACTGTGTTCATACTACATACTAAACAAGACTCATTCTTGCATATTTCCAATTAAATATGATGATTTAATTAATAAGCcaggtatttttttgtgttagaTGTATATCCAGCTAATCATTTCATAATAACATGCTCTGTCTCAGGCCAGTTCCTGTCTACTGCCATGGTGAACAGCGGACTGACCACTTTCAGCAAAATAG is from Amphiprion ocellaris isolate individual 3 ecotype Okinawa chromosome 10, ASM2253959v1, whole genome shotgun sequence and encodes:
- the hfm1 gene encoding probable ATP-dependent DNA helicase HFM1; this translates as MLDSNDCILSLDSLFFEKPIVHKVKPLHQEPSPWQLEAPPSLAHIPATQDMQEEAESLSTLYSFSQKPKKFRPPYKESAGLKVLPTKINCWYSFNNDEKKTEVTEGGTSSSTIRCGSLWGGEGFRDYSQGCCQSGRGGDETPQDSGRTGVHTCLARDCTKSPPLRRRLFKIQALTSGGDSSNTDDLSGSGSSSQTTSRLQTFLSQVTMTTVPPPFQQPQATVGHAAPPFPSKPPLSPPPLGSSAASGQPPQQAPHAEMQDKGTKRAFVPPMMPQPLHIQGSSGSGVLRPVSEIPVRFRSVFNEFPFFNYVQSKALDDVLYTSKNFVACAPTGSGKTVLFELAIIRLLMETPEPWKDVKAVYMAPIKALCSQCFESWKKKFGPLGLNCKELTGDTEIDDFFEIQDSHIILTTPEKWDSMTRKWKDNCLLQLVRLFLIDEVHVVKDTTRGATLEVVVSRMKAVHTYRTSQNPEAGISMRFVAASATIPNISDIADWLSNEGVQATYLDMDESHRPVKLRKVVLGFPCSPNQTEFKFDLSLNYKMANIIQTYSDQKPALVFCSTRKGAQQSAAVLAKDARFIMSIDHKQRLMKYANSILDTKLRDLMMLGVGYHHAGVALSDRKLIEEAFTLGDLPVLFTTRTLAMGVNLPAHLVVIKSTMQYVSGSCEEYSEADLLQMIGRAGRPQFDTSATAVIMTKIQTRDKYMQLMNGAEIIESSLHSHLVEHLNAEIVLQTISDVNMALDWIRSTFLYIRALKNPTHYGFSPNLDRYGIEGKLQELCLKNLNSLSSIGLIDMDEDINIKPTEAGRLMARYCVAFDTMKQFSEVAGTENLSDLIELVSKSREFSDIQLRMNEKRPLNTLNRDKNRVTIRFPIEGKIKTNEMKVNCLIQAQLGSISTQEFGLTQDTAKIFRNGMRISRCLSEFLTQRSKTGFSAVLNSLILAKCFRAKLWENSPYVSKQLDKIGQFLSTAMVNSGLTTFSKIEQTNGRELELILNRHPPFGNQIRESVIHLPKYEVTLEQLPRYSGATAEIMVRVNLKNQAQLLSKRTARDHHYVSLIIGDSDNTVVFLQKLTDFMLLKCGSWSKKIDVAKASKGEEISVNLISSEYVGLDIQQKFTVHYFEARRFGTENPYNKTHILAGQRPQQPELKPPSTNQAVAQKENATCAKDQDSGSKRQCNHFCKNKSLCGHDCCKVGVSVAKKRSAIQESSFSTYLQDLRIRSDTLMQTPVKRLKMKMSEEPTSISMQEFAYKPKQMLPPVSRYGGSNCKASPRPHAATDLKDEDCAQLPDIICLDDLDRGDDDYVDDMHNIVGENIQIPVSSSAHYQSSSVWMIPETSGGSQNTKQHLNQINTTSSAYSQRSTTVSEEQASSFQIPTVSFDLGNEWDDWGDFDDENLVHASETSLASCATNARPPILQSVEYNLSGYATAPAPVFLSCSQAKPCISMVNTPLRLSSATVSPDIRKLGPSSVSPTFTPQKRITLDWNKKRPNIFNEEITVKMPENPLKKPDETLVNKRLDFFSTMSIPVSASSSVNRSKEEEAFLGIFDGIF